The Rattus rattus isolate New Zealand chromosome 1, Rrattus_CSIRO_v1, whole genome shotgun sequence genome includes a region encoding these proteins:
- the LOC116889235 gene encoding 60S ribosomal protein L31-like, translating into MAPAKKGGEKKKGRSAINEVVTREYTINIHKRIHGVGFKKRAPRALKEIWKFAMKEMRTPDVRIDTRLNKAIWAKGIRNVPYRIRVRLSRKRSEDEDSPNKLYTLVTYVPVTTFKNLQTVNVDEN; encoded by the coding sequence ATGGCTCCCGCAAAGAAGGGTGGCGAGAAGAAGAAGGGCCGTTCTGCCATTAACGAGGTGGTGACCCGAGAATACACCATCAACATTCACAAGCGCATCCATGGAGTGGGCTTCAAGAAGCGTGCTCCTCGGGCACtcaaagaaatttggaaatttgCCATGAAGGAGATGAGAACTCCAGATGTGCGCATAGACACCAGGCTCAATAAAGCCATCTGGGCCAAAGGAATAAGGAATGTTCCGTACCGCATCCGAGTACGTTTGTCCAGAAAGCGTAGTGAGGatgaggattcaccaaacaagctctacacactggtaacttacgtgcctgttaccacattcaaaaatctacagacggtcaatgtggatgagaactaa